One part of the Microvirga sp. TS319 genome encodes these proteins:
- a CDS encoding ABC transporter ATP-binding protein, with protein MATVTLKDIQKNYGAVPVIKGVNLSIDDREFCVFVGPSGCGKSTLLRMIAGLEEITAGELMIDGQRVNDVPPSERGLAMVFQSYALYPHMSVADNMGFSLRLAGVSKEERRAKVAEAARILHLDALLDRKPKELSGGQRQRVAIGRAIVRKPKVFLFDEPLSNLDAALRVQMRIELARLHDELAATMIYVTHDQVEAMTMADKIVVLQAGLVEQAGSPLELYHHPRNLFVAGFIGSPKMNFLPAKVASVDEAGTTVQLANGASLTVPVRPGRQKVGDAVTLGVRPEHMHLAGEGELTGEVMVVERLGGETFLYTQLQGGPTVIVQADGEIPTGVHERIAIKLDPVTCHLFDAEGLAVERIRRHPLANLRRLPTRKAS; from the coding sequence ATGGCGACCGTCACGCTCAAGGATATTCAGAAGAACTACGGTGCCGTGCCGGTCATCAAGGGAGTCAACCTCTCCATCGACGACCGCGAGTTCTGCGTCTTCGTCGGCCCGTCGGGCTGCGGCAAGTCCACACTTCTGCGGATGATCGCCGGGCTCGAGGAGATCACCGCCGGCGAACTGATGATCGACGGACAGCGCGTCAACGACGTGCCACCATCGGAGCGCGGATTGGCCATGGTGTTCCAATCCTATGCGCTTTACCCCCATATGTCCGTTGCCGACAACATGGGTTTCTCGCTTCGGCTCGCCGGCGTTTCGAAGGAGGAACGCCGCGCCAAGGTCGCCGAGGCCGCACGCATCCTGCACCTCGACGCGTTGCTCGACCGCAAGCCCAAGGAGCTCTCGGGTGGGCAGAGGCAGCGTGTGGCCATCGGTCGGGCCATCGTGCGCAAGCCGAAAGTCTTCCTGTTCGACGAGCCGTTATCAAACCTGGACGCTGCTTTGCGCGTCCAGATGCGCATCGAACTTGCCCGGCTGCACGACGAACTGGCGGCGACCATGATCTATGTGACGCATGATCAGGTCGAGGCGATGACGATGGCCGACAAGATCGTGGTGCTTCAAGCGGGCCTCGTCGAGCAGGCGGGCTCACCGCTCGAACTCTACCATCATCCCCGCAACCTGTTCGTGGCGGGCTTCATCGGCAGTCCGAAGATGAACTTTCTTCCGGCCAAGGTCGCTTCGGTCGACGAGGCCGGCACCACCGTTCAACTCGCCAATGGCGCCAGTCTGACGGTCCCCGTTCGTCCCGGCCGTCAAAAGGTCGGCGATGCCGTGACCCTCGGCGTCCGGCCCGAGCACATGCATCTGGCGGGAGAGGGGGAGTTGACCGGAGAGGTCATGGTGGTCGAGCGGCTCGGCGGTGAGACATTTCTCTACACTCAGTTGCAGGGCGGCCCCACCGTGATTGTCCAGGCTGATGGAGAGATCCCGACCGGAGTGCATGAGCGCATCGCGATCAAGCTCGATCCGGTCACCTGCCATCTGTTCGATGCCGAGGGCCTCGCGGTCGAGCGCATCCGGCGCCATCCCTTGGCTAACCTGCGCCGATTGCCCACCCGCAAAGCGAGCTGA
- a CDS encoding carbohydrate ABC transporter permease, translated as MHPKTRERLIMTLVGWIAAGLIFFPIFWMVLTSFKPEVEAIATPPKLFFTPTLENYITVRERADYVHFALNSVIISVGATFLATVIAVPAAYAMAFFPGRKTKDLLLWMLSTKMMPAVGVLIPIYLLFRDIGAIDTRWGLIVVYTLMNLPIVVWMLYTFFKEVPKDILEAGRMDGAKPKQEVWMLLMPLSLPGIASTALLSIILCWNEAFWSLNLTTSAAAPLTTFIASFSAPEGLFWAKLSAASTIAIAPILVFGWMSQRQLVRGLTFGAVK; from the coding sequence ATGCACCCAAAAACGCGCGAAAGGCTCATCATGACGCTGGTCGGCTGGATCGCCGCCGGGCTGATCTTCTTCCCGATCTTCTGGATGGTCCTGACGAGCTTCAAGCCCGAAGTCGAAGCGATTGCGACGCCGCCCAAGCTCTTCTTCACGCCGACATTGGAGAACTACATCACCGTGCGCGAGCGCGCCGATTACGTTCACTTCGCGCTCAACAGCGTGATCATTTCGGTCGGCGCCACGTTCCTGGCAACGGTGATCGCCGTGCCGGCCGCCTACGCCATGGCTTTCTTTCCGGGCCGGAAGACCAAGGATCTGCTGCTGTGGATGCTCTCCACCAAGATGATGCCTGCCGTGGGCGTGCTGATCCCGATCTACCTGCTCTTCCGGGATATCGGCGCGATCGACACCCGCTGGGGATTGATCGTGGTCTATACGCTCATGAACCTGCCGATCGTGGTGTGGATGCTGTACACCTTCTTCAAGGAGGTCCCGAAGGACATCCTCGAAGCAGGGCGAATGGACGGCGCCAAGCCGAAGCAGGAAGTCTGGATGCTCCTGATGCCTCTGTCCCTGCCCGGTATCGCGTCCACGGCTCTATTGTCGATTATCCTGTGCTGGAACGAGGCGTTCTGGAGCTTGAATCTCACCACCTCCGCGGCAGCGCCGCTGACGACGTTTATCGCCTCGTTCTCTGCCCCTGAAGGACTGTTCTGGGCCAAGCTCTCGGCCGCCTCGACGATCGCCATCGCGCCGATCCTCGTGTTCGGCTGGATGAGCCAGCGCCAGCTGGTGCGCGGCCTGACCTTCGGCGCCGTGAAGTAA
- a CDS encoding carbohydrate ABC transporter permease: MVGTTTTAPVPTTTAVVGRRSQRNVKTLPLIAPSVIVLFLWMIVPLAMTLWFSFQYYNLLDPSVGGFAGIENYTYLLTDPSLWTAMANTIFLVFWVLVITVGFGTLLAVLFDQDFYGRGVARLLAIAPFFVMPTVSALIWKNMLMHPVNGLFAFFSRSLGLPVIDFFGSLPLTSVIIIVAWQWLPFALLILLTAIQSLDGEQKEAARMDGAGPFAMFFFIILPHLGRAISVVIMIETIFLLSVFAEIYVTTSGGPGLASTNLAFLIYLRALREYDVGGASAAGVIAVILANIVAIFLVRSIAKNIAD; this comes from the coding sequence ATGGTAGGCACAACCACAACCGCTCCTGTCCCGACGACGACGGCCGTCGTCGGCAGGCGCAGTCAACGCAACGTCAAAACCCTTCCCCTGATCGCGCCGTCCGTCATCGTCCTGTTCTTATGGATGATCGTGCCGCTGGCGATGACGCTGTGGTTCTCGTTCCAATACTACAATCTGCTCGACCCGTCGGTCGGCGGCTTCGCCGGGATCGAGAACTATACCTATCTGCTGACCGATCCGTCCCTTTGGACGGCTATGGCCAACACGATCTTTCTGGTCTTTTGGGTCCTGGTCATCACCGTCGGGTTCGGGACGCTGCTGGCCGTTCTGTTCGATCAGGACTTCTACGGCCGCGGCGTTGCCCGCCTGCTCGCCATCGCGCCCTTCTTCGTCATGCCGACAGTGAGCGCGCTGATCTGGAAGAACATGCTGATGCACCCCGTCAACGGGCTGTTTGCTTTCTTCTCGCGGTCCCTGGGTCTGCCCGTGATCGATTTCTTCGGCAGCCTCCCGCTGACCTCCGTGATCATCATCGTCGCGTGGCAATGGCTCCCCTTCGCGTTGCTCATCCTGCTGACGGCCATTCAATCCCTCGACGGCGAGCAGAAGGAAGCCGCGCGAATGGATGGCGCCGGGCCGTTCGCCATGTTCTTCTTCATCATCCTGCCGCATCTCGGCCGCGCGATCAGCGTGGTGATCATGATCGAGACGATCTTCCTGCTCTCGGTCTTCGCGGAGATCTACGTCACTACTTCGGGTGGCCCGGGGCTAGCCTCGACCAACTTGGCCTTCCTGATCTACCTGCGTGCGTTGCGTGAATACGACGTCGGTGGAGCCTCAGCCGCGGGTGTGATCGCCGTCATCCTGGCAAACATCGTCGCGATCTTCCTTGTCCGGTCGATCGCCAAGAACATTGCCGATTGA
- a CDS encoding sugar ABC transporter substrate-binding protein has translation MQFRNIALLSAACLVAGTSYAFAQGQTLTIATVNNADMIIMQRLAPKWEQATGNKLNWVVLEENVLRQRATTDIATKGGQFDIITIGSYETPIWGKQNWLVSLDDLGADYDYGDLIPTVKSALSANGKLYSVPFYAESSFTYYRKDLFDQAGLKMPDKPTYDQISEYAAKLTDKSKEQYGFCQRGKPGWGENMAFIGPMVNAFGGRWFNEKWEPQLTTEPWKNAINYYVKNMRDYGPPGATANGHNENRALFATGHCGLWVDATSAAGYIYNPKESQVADKTAFAPAPIEVTSNGSAWFWSWALAIPASSKKVDAAKSFLKWATSKDYITLVGNEVGWVSVPPGTRKSTYDNPEYQKAAPFAKIVYDAIVNADITKPTKDPVPYVGIQYVAIPEFQGIGTAVGQQIAAALAGQVTVDQALENAQRSTERTMKQAGYPK, from the coding sequence ATGCAGTTCAGGAATATCGCCCTATTGTCGGCAGCCTGCTTGGTTGCTGGCACAAGTTATGCCTTTGCTCAAGGTCAAACCTTGACGATTGCTACCGTCAACAATGCCGACATGATCATCATGCAGCGACTGGCGCCCAAGTGGGAGCAGGCGACCGGTAACAAGTTGAATTGGGTCGTACTGGAGGAGAACGTTCTGCGTCAGCGGGCGACGACCGATATCGCCACCAAGGGCGGGCAGTTCGACATCATCACCATCGGTTCCTATGAGACGCCGATCTGGGGCAAGCAGAACTGGCTGGTGTCTCTCGACGATCTTGGCGCTGATTACGACTACGGCGACCTCATTCCGACGGTGAAGAGCGCCCTTTCGGCCAATGGCAAGCTCTATTCCGTGCCGTTCTATGCCGAAAGTTCGTTTACATACTACCGGAAGGACCTGTTCGATCAGGCAGGCCTCAAGATGCCGGATAAGCCGACCTACGACCAGATCTCCGAATATGCCGCTAAGCTCACTGACAAGTCCAAGGAGCAGTATGGCTTCTGCCAGCGCGGCAAGCCCGGTTGGGGCGAGAACATGGCCTTCATTGGCCCCATGGTGAATGCATTCGGCGGGCGCTGGTTCAATGAGAAATGGGAACCGCAGCTCACCACCGAGCCGTGGAAGAATGCGATCAATTATTACGTCAAGAACATGAGGGATTATGGCCCGCCCGGGGCCACGGCCAACGGCCACAACGAGAATCGCGCTCTGTTCGCGACCGGACACTGCGGCTTGTGGGTCGATGCCACGTCGGCGGCGGGCTATATCTACAATCCGAAGGAAAGCCAGGTCGCGGACAAGACGGCTTTCGCTCCGGCGCCAATCGAAGTCACCAGCAACGGTTCGGCCTGGTTCTGGTCCTGGGCTCTGGCCATCCCTGCTTCGTCGAAGAAGGTGGACGCCGCCAAGTCGTTTTTGAAATGGGCGACGTCGAAGGACTATATCACGCTGGTCGGCAACGAGGTCGGCTGGGTTTCGGTCCCGCCTGGGACGCGCAAGTCGACCTACGACAATCCTGAATACCAGAAGGCCGCGCCCTTCGCGAAGATTGTCTATGACGCGATCGTCAATGCGGACATCACCAAGCCGACGAAGGATCCCGTTCCTTATGTGGGAATCCAGTATGTGGCGATTCCGGAGTTCCAGGGGATTGGCACCGCCGTCGGCCAGCAGATCGCCGCCGCCCTTGCAGGACAGGTAACGGTCGATCAGGCCCTCGAGAATGCGCAACGTTCCACCGAGCGGACGATGAAGCAGGCAGGCTATCCGAAGTAA
- a CDS encoding adenylate/guanylate cyclase domain-containing protein, giving the protein MDGRQASGTARWVTEAGLTGMTELELLHGFCHRLVAEGLPIARVNIVIDTLHPIHEGRVFRWRRDDQGDLDHVVEYGRTNVEGEAAANWRRSTYYHLLMSGEDFLRRRIGPGHVEDFSVLADLRAEGQTDYLALIHRFEAEGIIGEMDSFYSSWTTDVDSGFTDEQISLVRELASSLMLALKCASLARIAKTLVETYLGRDAGRLVLKGRIARGVTDRIQAVLWYSDLRSFTHITETADPEQIIPFLNDYSEAIISSICDAGGDVLKLIGDGTLAIFKEEDPSLACRSALRADQLMRSRIRALNRDRADLNVPVADAYLALHIGEVFYGNIGSQDRLDFTVVGPAVNEVSRIAALCRSVERDLLVSSTFFAAASTAEQDCLVSVGRYALRGVNRPQELFTLDPSWLAGDESA; this is encoded by the coding sequence ATGGATGGGAGGCAGGCCTCTGGCACCGCCAGATGGGTGACGGAGGCCGGGTTGACGGGCATGACGGAGCTGGAACTTCTCCATGGCTTCTGCCATCGCCTTGTGGCCGAGGGGCTTCCGATTGCGCGGGTGAACATCGTCATCGATACGCTGCACCCGATCCACGAGGGGCGCGTCTTTCGCTGGCGCCGCGACGACCAGGGCGATCTCGATCATGTGGTCGAGTATGGTCGCACCAACGTCGAGGGCGAGGCCGCCGCCAATTGGCGACGGAGCACCTATTACCATCTTCTGATGAGCGGGGAGGATTTCCTGCGGCGGCGGATCGGCCCAGGGCATGTCGAGGATTTTTCCGTTCTTGCGGATCTTCGGGCAGAGGGGCAGACGGATTATCTCGCCCTGATCCATCGCTTCGAGGCCGAAGGCATCATCGGAGAGATGGATTCCTTTTATTCATCCTGGACGACGGACGTCGATTCCGGCTTTACGGACGAGCAGATCTCCCTTGTCCGCGAATTGGCATCGTCCCTGATGCTGGCCCTGAAATGCGCCTCGCTCGCGCGCATCGCCAAGACCCTCGTCGAGACTTATCTCGGCCGTGATGCGGGCCGCCTCGTCTTGAAAGGGCGGATCGCCCGGGGCGTCACCGACCGGATCCAGGCTGTTCTCTGGTATAGCGACCTGCGCAGCTTCACCCACATCACCGAGACTGCGGATCCGGAGCAGATCATTCCATTCCTGAACGATTATTCCGAGGCCATCATCTCGTCGATCTGTGACGCCGGCGGCGACGTGCTGAAGCTGATCGGGGACGGTACCCTGGCAATCTTCAAGGAAGAGGATCCGAGCCTGGCTTGCCGATCCGCTCTTCGCGCCGACCAATTGATGCGGTCGCGGATCCGCGCCCTCAACCGGGACCGCGCAGACTTGAACGTGCCTGTCGCCGATGCCTATCTGGCCCTTCACATCGGCGAGGTCTTTTACGGCAATATCGGCAGTCAGGACCGCCTCGACTTCACGGTGGTCGGCCCGGCCGTGAACGAGGTGAGCCGGATCGCCGCCCTCTGTCGCTCCGTCGAGAGGGATCTTCTCGTCTCCTCGACATTCTTCGCGGCGGCTTCGACGGCTGAGCAGGACTGCCTGGTCTCCGTCGGCCGCTATGCCCTGAGAGGGGTCAACCGGCCGCAGGAGCTGTTCACGCTTGATCCATCCTGGCTGGCGGGGGATGAGTCCGCCTAG
- a CDS encoding ABC transporter ATP-binding protein: MAGTELLRVEGLRLVVSRTDLEVVKNVNFSLAPGEIVGIVGESGSGKTLAARSIMALEPPAIRRTSGSIVFDGKDIAQLPPGELRRLRGSRIGMVFQEPMTSLNPSMLIGRQLDEGLALHRSLNAEKRLALILDMLRRVGIKDPEGALESYPHQFSGGMRQRIMLASVMLLQPALLIADEPTTALDAVVQRDVLELMVELTREHGTAVLMISHDLSMVARYTDRIIVMCRGEIVEQGNTQDLLRHPRHPYTQKLLAAMPRRLPKRDLPTSAEPIVDVRDLMVEYRGRQGFFRKEPGKRALHGVNLTVRPREVVALVGGSGSGKTTLGRAIAGLLDPSDGEIRFAGRPVRRGSESWTHYRLNCQMVFQDPYSSLDPRMTIADLVREALRLVPSMGHREKTDRVREILHDVGLDDTFARRYPHELSGGQRQRVAIARALVRRPAFVIADEPVSALDVTVRAQVLDLFADLQLRHGFSCLFISHDLGVVEQIADRVIVMQDGRIVEEGDRDAIFDRPRNPYTVKLLSAIPALEATASGGVRLKWRFDDVPQSDVATA, encoded by the coding sequence ATGGCCGGGACCGAACTGCTCCGGGTTGAGGGACTGCGCCTCGTAGTCTCGCGAACGGATCTGGAAGTCGTCAAGAACGTGAACTTCTCCCTCGCACCGGGCGAAATCGTCGGCATTGTCGGCGAATCCGGAAGCGGAAAGACGCTCGCAGCCCGGTCCATCATGGCACTTGAGCCGCCGGCGATCCGCAGAACTTCCGGCAGCATCGTCTTCGACGGGAAAGACATCGCTCAACTCCCACCGGGAGAGTTGAGGCGGCTGAGAGGCTCGCGCATCGGGATGGTGTTCCAGGAGCCCATGACGTCGCTCAACCCGTCGATGCTCATCGGCCGTCAGCTGGACGAAGGTCTGGCACTTCATCGCAGCCTGAATGCCGAGAAACGCCTCGCTCTCATCCTCGACATGCTCCGCCGTGTCGGGATCAAGGATCCCGAGGGAGCGCTCGAGTCCTACCCGCACCAATTCTCGGGCGGCATGCGCCAGCGGATCATGCTCGCTTCGGTCATGCTCCTTCAGCCGGCTCTTCTCATCGCCGACGAGCCGACGACGGCGCTCGATGCAGTCGTCCAACGCGATGTCCTCGAACTCATGGTGGAGCTTACGCGGGAGCACGGGACGGCCGTGCTCATGATCAGCCATGATCTTTCGATGGTCGCCCGCTACACCGATCGCATCATCGTCATGTGCAGGGGTGAAATCGTCGAGCAGGGGAACACGCAGGATCTGCTGCGTCATCCCCGGCATCCCTATACGCAGAAGCTGCTGGCCGCGATGCCGCGGCGCCTGCCCAAGCGCGATCTCCCCACATCCGCTGAACCGATCGTGGACGTGCGCGACCTCATGGTGGAGTATCGCGGACGCCAGGGCTTCTTCCGTAAGGAGCCGGGCAAGCGTGCGCTTCACGGCGTCAACCTGACGGTTCGGCCACGGGAGGTCGTTGCGCTTGTCGGCGGATCAGGATCCGGCAAGACGACGCTGGGGCGCGCCATTGCTGGTCTCCTCGATCCCTCGGACGGAGAAATCCGCTTTGCCGGGCGTCCCGTTCGTCGAGGCTCCGAGAGTTGGACGCATTACCGCCTCAACTGTCAGATGGTGTTCCAGGACCCGTATTCGTCTCTCGATCCCCGTATGACCATCGCCGACCTCGTGCGTGAAGCCCTGCGTCTGGTGCCGTCGATGGGGCATCGCGAAAAGACGGATCGCGTGCGCGAGATCCTGCATGATGTCGGTCTCGACGATACCTTCGCCAGGCGTTATCCCCACGAACTGTCCGGCGGCCAGCGCCAACGCGTTGCGATCGCGCGCGCTCTCGTGCGCCGGCCCGCCTTCGTCATCGCCGACGAACCTGTCTCCGCCCTCGACGTCACGGTGCGGGCCCAGGTCCTCGACCTGTTCGCGGACCTACAGCTCCGGCATGGGTTCTCCTGCCTCTTCATCAGTCACGATCTCGGAGTCGTCGAGCAGATCGCGGACAGGGTCATCGTCATGCAGGACGGCCGGATCGTGGAGGAGGGTGATCGCGACGCGATCTTCGACCGGCCTCGGAATCCCTACACGGTCAAGCTTCTTTCCGCGATTCCGGCCCTTGAAGCCACGGCAAGCGGCGGCGTCCGACTGAAATGGCGCTTCGACGACGTGCCCCAGAGCGATGTCGCCACCGCATAA
- a CDS encoding ABC transporter permease → MKSIAPNALLGVLIVGVLGLCALCGSIWTPFDPLKINFATRLQPPGPVYWLGTDEFGRDVLSRLMAAAATSVWISLLTVTTAIAAGTAIGLLTGYLRGWTDRILMTFNDALLAFPGILLALGLLAVMGANKYGIILALGLAYTPSVARVVRGTVLSLREKEYVDASRVMGNSEAYTMARHILPNCMAPLTVLATSMFGWVLLAESALSFLGLGVPPPAPTWGNMLASSRSFIAQAVWLGIFPGLCISLTLLGINLLGDALRDKLDPRMRGV, encoded by the coding sequence ATGAAATCCATTGCCCCCAACGCCCTTCTCGGCGTCCTCATCGTCGGCGTTCTCGGCCTCTGCGCCCTGTGCGGGTCGATCTGGACGCCTTTCGACCCCTTGAAGATCAACTTCGCAACCCGTCTCCAGCCACCCGGGCCCGTCTATTGGCTGGGGACCGATGAATTCGGCCGGGACGTCCTCAGCCGACTGATGGCGGCCGCCGCGACCAGCGTGTGGATCAGCCTTCTCACCGTGACGACCGCGATCGCAGCCGGAACCGCGATCGGTCTTCTGACGGGATATCTGCGCGGCTGGACGGATCGGATTCTGATGACCTTCAACGATGCCCTGCTGGCCTTCCCGGGAATCCTGCTGGCTCTTGGCCTTCTGGCCGTCATGGGCGCCAACAAGTACGGCATCATCCTGGCCCTGGGGCTTGCCTACACGCCTTCCGTGGCCCGCGTCGTCCGCGGCACCGTTCTGTCCCTGCGGGAAAAGGAATATGTCGATGCATCCAGGGTGATGGGCAATTCCGAGGCCTATACCATGGCACGGCATATCCTGCCAAACTGCATGGCTCCCCTGACGGTGCTCGCCACCTCCATGTTCGGCTGGGTGCTCCTGGCGGAAAGCGCCCTGAGCTTTCTAGGCCTCGGGGTGCCGCCGCCAGCGCCCACATGGGGCAACATGCTGGCAAGCAGCCGTTCCTTCATCGCCCAGGCCGTATGGCTCGGCATCTTTCCAGGCCTGTGCATCTCGCTGACCCTGCTCGGCATCAACCTGCTCGGCGATGCCCTGCGCGACAAGCTCGATCCGAGAATGCGAGGAGTCTGA
- a CDS encoding ABC transporter permease has translation MLRFIAKRIVMAVPTLLIMAVSVFVLIRLIPGDPAALMLGDMADPASLADLRERLGLDHSLPVQFAIWFGNILQGDLGQSITSSQPVLPLVVDRFWISAKIVLIAVLFATLFAVPAGMIAAWRQNSLLDLVLVGTATILLSIPTFWLGLLLLILFGLKLEWLPIVGYVSFSEEPTAALLYIVMPVATLFLHEMGVLIRMSRASTLEVLRLDYITHARAKGLSEGAVLMHHAFKNAFGPTWTLIGLVLGNLLGGIAVVETVFTIPGLGRLLVDSIFARDYPVIQGCLLFIAFVYVVVNIVVDLLYPVFDPRVTAE, from the coding sequence ATGCTGCGCTTCATAGCCAAGCGGATTGTCATGGCGGTTCCGACGCTCCTCATCATGGCGGTCTCGGTGTTCGTGCTCATCCGCCTGATCCCGGGCGACCCCGCGGCATTGATGCTCGGCGACATGGCCGATCCGGCGAGCCTTGCGGACTTGCGGGAGCGGCTCGGGCTCGATCACAGCTTGCCGGTGCAGTTCGCAATCTGGTTCGGCAACATCCTCCAGGGCGATCTCGGACAATCGATCACGTCGAGCCAGCCCGTCCTTCCTCTCGTCGTCGACCGCTTCTGGATCAGCGCCAAGATCGTGCTGATCGCAGTCCTGTTCGCCACCCTGTTCGCCGTACCGGCCGGGATGATCGCGGCCTGGCGCCAGAACAGCCTGCTCGATCTGGTTCTGGTGGGGACCGCGACGATCCTGCTGTCGATTCCGACGTTCTGGCTGGGGCTTCTGCTGCTGATCCTGTTCGGTCTCAAGCTCGAATGGCTTCCCATCGTCGGCTACGTCTCGTTCTCGGAGGAACCCACGGCGGCACTGCTCTACATCGTCATGCCGGTCGCGACCCTGTTCCTGCACGAGATGGGCGTGCTGATCCGGATGTCGCGTGCGAGCACGCTCGAAGTCCTGCGGCTCGACTACATCACTCATGCCCGGGCGAAGGGCCTTTCCGAAGGCGCTGTGCTGATGCACCACGCGTTCAAGAACGCCTTCGGCCCGACCTGGACGCTCATCGGTCTGGTGCTCGGAAATCTTCTCGGCGGAATAGCCGTCGTCGAAACCGTCTTCACGATTCCCGGCCTCGGCCGCCTCCTCGTGGATTCGATCTTCGCCCGCGACTACCCGGTCATCCAGGGATGCCTCCTCTTCATCGCCTTCGTCTATGTGGTCGTGAACATCGTCGTCGATCTGCTTTACCCCGTCTTCGATCCGAGAGTGACGGCAGAATGA
- a CDS encoding alpha/beta hydrolase, which produces MDRADTPTPADNIRPEDLGRQIYDRGLTTVFASRHDPRFSYCLYVPPDLGRRGTPELVVAMHGTGRAFMTYCEGFAEFGRWNNCIILCPLFPVGIRGDGNRDGFKYIQEAEIRYDRVLLSIVEEVGERYGMDVARFALFGFSGGGHFTHRFLLLHPKRLWAASIGAPGSVTLLDPTRDWWVGIRDVKERFGVTVDLAAMRQVPVQMIVGAADLETWEITHHEGSPHWMSGANDAGRTRPERLESLRRSFEDAGIRVRFDVVPNVPHDGNQVVPQVQDFFADVMNNRRSAGMPSA; this is translated from the coding sequence TTGGATCGCGCCGATACACCCACGCCAGCCGACAATATCCGGCCCGAGGATCTCGGGCGGCAGATCTATGATCGCGGTCTGACCACAGTTTTCGCGAGTCGTCACGATCCGCGCTTTTCCTATTGCCTCTACGTGCCCCCGGATCTGGGGCGCAGGGGGACTCCCGAACTCGTAGTTGCGATGCACGGAACCGGCCGGGCATTCATGACGTATTGCGAAGGGTTCGCCGAGTTCGGCCGCTGGAACAACTGCATCATCCTGTGCCCGCTCTTCCCCGTGGGGATCAGGGGCGACGGCAATCGTGATGGTTTCAAGTACATTCAGGAGGCCGAGATCCGCTATGACCGGGTCCTGCTGTCCATCGTCGAGGAGGTCGGCGAACGCTACGGGATGGACGTCGCCCGCTTCGCGCTGTTCGGATTCTCCGGCGGCGGTCACTTCACCCACCGCTTCCTCCTCCTTCATCCGAAGCGTCTGTGGGCCGCATCCATCGGGGCTCCCGGCTCGGTGACGCTCCTGGATCCGACACGCGACTGGTGGGTCGGCATCCGCGACGTCAAGGAAAGGTTCGGGGTTACGGTCGATCTCGCCGCCATGCGGCAGGTGCCTGTGCAGATGATCGTCGGCGCTGCCGACCTCGAAACCTGGGAAATCACCCATCATGAGGGCAGCCCGCATTGGATGTCCGGCGCCAACGATGCCGGCCGGACGCGCCCGGAGCGGCTCGAAAGCCTTCGCCGCTCCTTCGAAGACGCCGGCATCCGCGTCCGCTTCGATGTGGTGCCGAACGTGCCGCACGATGGAAACCAGGTCGTGCCCCAGGTGCAGGACTTCTTCGCCGACGTTATGAACAACAGGCGTTCGGCAGGAATGCCCTCGGCATGA